From Dermatophagoides farinae isolate YC_2012a chromosome 10, ASM2471394v1, whole genome shotgun sequence, a single genomic window includes:
- the LOC124490826 gene encoding phosphoribosyl pyrophosphate synthase-associated protein 2, which yields MVIKTMGPLGDVVILAGNTHPDLADEICQRLDIRRMEVNLYHAGNRETMLQITSSVRFKDCYIIQTATDTNCNDAIMELLLMGYTCHTSASKHLVGVLPYLPYGKQARQRKRGAIPARLLAKMIGRAGFRHIITVDLQHKEIQGFFDIPVENLRASPFLIQHIQETLFTQQINRSDVVIIAEHTSAVRKATAYAERLKVDLAILHGTDDKLGDTDEVDGRSSPPPVKEIEFVPGGDTLPVLTSFRRRPLKLVGDVSGKLAIMIENIIDDVEHPIRAANFLKNEEGARQVHLVGTHALLSPEAAKKLNESVIDEIVVTNTIPHEIQSMECPKMKTIDISILLTEAIRRMHNNESLSYLFTDVSVED from the exons atggtaatcaAAACAATGGGTCCCTTGGGCGATGTTGTTATATTGGCCGGCAATACACATCCAGATTTAGCTGATGAAATTTGTCAACGATTAGATATACGACGTATGGAAGTGAATCTTTATCATGCTGGAAATCGTGAAACAATGCTACAGATAACATCATCTGTACGTTTTAAAGATTGTTACATCATACAAACGGCAACCGATACAAATTGTAATGATGCTATtatggaattattattgatgggCTATACATGTCATACATCGGCATCAAAACATTTGGTCGGTGTTTTACCATATTTACCATATGGTAAACAGGCACGTCAACGTAAACGTGGTGCAATACCGGCAAGACTTTTGGCCAAAATGATTGGACGTGCCGGTTTTCGTCATATTATTACAGTGGATTTACAACATAAAgag aTTCAAGGATTTTTTGATATACCAGTGGAAAATCTACGTGCATCACCATTTTTAATTCAACATATCCAAGAAACATTGTTCACACAGCAGATTAATCGTTCTGATGTTGTAATTATTGCTGAACATACATCTGCAGTACGTAAAGCAACAGCATATGCTGAAAGATTGAAAGTAGATTTGGCCATTCTTCATGGTACTGATGATAAATTAGGCGACACAGATGAAGTGGATGGCCGTTCATCACCACCGCCAgtaaaagaaattgaatttgttccCGGTGGTGATACATTACCAGTGCTGACATCATTTCGTCGTCGTCCACTTAAATTGGTTGGTGATGTTAGTGGAAAATTGGccataatgattgaaaatattatcgatgatgttgaacatCCAATACGTGCAGctaattttttgaaaaatgaagaagGCGCACGACAAGTACATTTGGTCGGTACACATGCCCTATTATCGCCAGAAGcggcaaaaaaattgaatgaatcagtgatcgatgaaattgttgttacAAATAcaa TTCCAcatgaaattcaatcaatggaatgtccaaaaatgaaaacaattgatatttcaattttgttgacCGAAGCAATTCGTCGTATgcataataatgaatcattatcatatctATTCACTGATGTTAGTGTTGAAGATTAA
- the LOC142597861 gene encoding uncharacterized protein LOC142597861 — protein sequence MMMMMMKIFKILIIIVVLLLFTVINIVNSLLFHNTNVRSNHHHHHRDGNGFNIGDDEPIYGDIHQIQSKENITLEEDRSSIPSILHQQQSQQSSSSSLSSSIKNGKIFSSQESGSSKWTRKDQSSRNQQPTYDTPFTIFYFLIGLSITAFLFIIYYLNMKDLQLRSPTIRTPLLKIDNGHLQPKSPPSLTVSPLSLNQSRSFSS from the exons atgatgatgatgatgatgaaaatattcaaaatacttatcatcatcgttgttttattattattcactgTTATCAATATTGtgaattcattattgtttcacAATACAAATGTCAgatctaatcatcatcatcatcatcgtgatggCAATGGTTTTaacattggtgatgatgaaccaataTACGGGGATATACATCAAATacaatcaaaagaaaacataACATTGGAAGAGGATCGATCATCGATACCATCAATATTGCATCAgcaacaatcacaacaatcatcatcatcatcattatcatcatcaatcaaaaatggtaaaatattttcatcacaaGAATCTGGATCATCTAAATGGACGCGTAAAGATCAATCATCTAGAAATCAGCAACCAACATATGATACACCATTTACAATAtttt aTTTTCTCATAGGACTAAGCATAACGgcatttcttttcattatttattatttaaatatGAAAGATTTACAATTACGTTCACCAACAATACGTACGCcattattaaaaattgataatggcCATTTGCAGCCaaaatcaccaccatcattaacAGTGTCGCCATTATCGTTGAATCAATCacgatcattttcatcatga
- the LOC124489831 gene encoding uncharacterized protein LOC124489831: protein MPYITTTDNTNIIDMMIHTTTTPLSLDYNNLDGLLATAKPSMIETAAAAAATTTKMDSITTTTTSSLLDLILSTSITDTNNNLETTTTTFNIDDSMMAKNVSTISNLIETTTMTTTTAAAAATISTTATIDNTSTMTAILENLDIINGTTIVVATNNDQTESNNSSTTTPSSSLFPIDGEIFKNLKDNLTEIANNVIDAEQNLQNKTVDFFKNDLPDGMKNLTSGIGTMLGYDHHHDDDGQQQSMALAFYGIAVLALLVVLVIACWAIYHYKLKNHFGNNNPDNNNPQPQQQSNGNKNDQQKRSTNLSDNLSASGGGNSGNRKIVDDVEKAMTAMGAVPRVIDAANNGELQQQLKSTAMRNYSENADNVNDDGDEELNDVQKAKRKRQTNKDRTDPAENEEL from the coding sequence ATGCcatatataacaacaactgaTAATACAAATATTATCGATATGATGATCCATACTACAACAACACCATTAAGTTTGgattataataatcttgATGGTTTATTAGCAACGGCTAAaccatcaatgattgaaacggcagcagcagcagcagctacGACTACAAAAATGGATTCCatcaccacaaccaccacttcatcattgttagatttgattttatcgaCATCGATCACCGacaccaataataatttagagacaacaacaacaactttcaatattgatgattcgatgatggccaaaaatGTATCGACAATatcgaatttgattgaaacaacgacaatgacaacaacaacagcagcagcagcagcaacaatcTCAACGACAGCAACTATAGATAACACATCGACAATGACAGCCATTTTGGAAAATCTTGATATCATCAATGGAACAACAATCGTGGTGGCcactaataatgatcaaacggaatcgaataattcatcaacaacaacaccatcatcatcattatttcctattgatggtgaaatttttaaaaatctcAAAGATAATTTAACTGAAATTGCTAACAATGTAATTGATGCTGAACAAAATTTACAGAATAAAACTGtagattttttcaaaaatgatcTACCAGATGgcatgaaaaatttaactTCAGGAATTGGTACAATGCTCggttatgatcatcatcatgatgatgatggtcaacaacaatcgatggCTTTGGCTTTTTATGGAATCGCTGTATTGGCATTACTTGTAGTGTTGGTAATAGCTTGTTGGGctatttatcattataaattgaaaaatcatttcggtaataataatccagataataataatccacaaccacaacaacaatcgaatggtaataaaaatgatcaacaaaaacgtTCAACAAATTTATCTGATAATCTTTCAGCCAGTGGTGGCGGCAATAGTGGTAATAGAAAAATTGTCGATGACGTTGAAAAAGCAATGACAGCAATGGGTGCTGTACCAAGAGTCATTGATGCAGCTAACAATGGTGAATTGCAGCAGCAATTGAAATCAACAGCGATGCGAAATTATTCGGAAAATGCCGATAacgttaatgatgatggtgatgaggAACTAAATGATGTACAAAAAGCTAAACGTAAACGACAAACCAATAAAGATCGAACTGATCCGgctgaaaatgaagaattatAA
- the LOC124490922 gene encoding uncharacterized protein LOC124490922, with product MDPHHRYLSHHRQSLRPGAGSSTMTSSMLASRYGLSVGSTSTNTTGSTKRASVSCGSSPIRSRSNSTSRFKAAAAVAVAAATGNKHSFNSHRKSIVPGSMSFTSVRSSPITSGLSSTGTLLNSTGTSGSSGTNSSASSTTSNSSGASANNNSSTTAAGISSTVVSFMKKFVNKASPINQNSGDSIDQSFEQYQKSLQQQQQQRNSSTGTTASNNNNNTQNSTAQSPTKYLFSAITGASNNINNNNTGLLSSSSNNSSSASFGQTNTGNIIDHGHSNMTNSPIIMMNNSSTYLSSSSSSSLTTTATSTIANTISPLVPNSSSSLQTTTSPTGSMTSVSTVSTMIGAPGYQTSIQNTDQQRPFVSTTASGLSSNNSANTYLSSSPISGPLFSKIRAKVASTFQQQQQQQQQQQQQQQPQSQQSQQLVNNFSNQNSSTSGTDNSSSSLQDTMDFASKSRNGSISSTSVQQQQQQPTTAGTPVSSSTGYQRAPMLAMIHSSQSSSLTNEQLTAHLTEEERQILQKVWQKEEEFKEIALKNFAKNMSGTEIIVETPTGTGTMPNIQPTVSSGLLGSQGSAAPGDVSHLSTNLLDPVAAAVHRRRSSAILSADATGFCRICRKVIMKNETSHRCSNCQELVCDDCSSYSSREESKYWMCSFCRRRGSHLVLVTTSGQTSTTSSIAAAAGSYEPFLTTTTTTTATSKRQQSSLDAPSTATAGMTSSMNNLSSTGTTATTTSGQQFLSATPNAFNTKRKLSWQENQRPNSAIEQFGQQGQNRQSSLDLNRSSSTLLKTNINPEPKFNVNHPHHQKTSSSNLQPEQTSRSNRVYSLSDDEELWNGNDDDDDDDDEDDDVMLKNDDDDQENDKNIENIDVQMTNNGANNVHYGTLQSMPAEQLMLKQQQQQGMTTMNSKKLKKKMRHHQALAHHHKIQYNSDDDLLMGSMVHNDKENENSLYSSTPPITITSLDEPQTTIDPSTIVHQQNLTFSLASGTSNSDASTVPSYGVSYQQCQTKQAKVPLVMPKIISVSGNGNGSKVTPPPGTITATHWWRLTNKARSLSRGQLVGSTAPIGAPENFYTTPGIRKQLSSESSDYSDGFKYSPPQDSLTPSSDYSRSPRESADSDMLCLPGYSLGYRGSGIPSVMIGEDGIGSSGAGGGSFLSTKDCYLRRGSTGRALPKIPVVGGGSSMLDLPQSRKGSQHSLDIPADQPRRASAPESGADPIRIVINECGDLSASHMQLSTASTKTPTNQMSTENVKNITETPSSSSAIAGKSTPHPGPSIIQVPTATTLQQRMRYQLSRAASITTHYERAILQRDKSDQSIRTGGFSLAITGGKLCELDGMLYAYITWIKPGGQADRQSLKSGDKILEWNGKSLVNCSHEQVAHIMATAGDQVELIVESMTRNDHPTKHRRHSMVNSKQSTPALNESQTSGTNGSATSSVNTAVSARPSSAAAVISTGSLDGGSISSISSSISATTMTSTTTLQQQQQQQQGSTLLRRRLPQIPTAAAANAHQSGSSSTTNSSASSMSNCAAALLTDAQIFLQVTIDANIRQLSVMIIQAKGLERHPIYGQNLGLEAYAQLRLLPEMGFKICQTELSRSFDWNETLIYHQFPLERIEKITLDLSIWCTNPATYIPGTGGGMGGKPPRITISGGSVPQSSIIDHQLASTRIPLRSALLMQISEWWPLIPSNTDINIPQSIQQIPSIAAITIATNTGPQPIQPSIPLLNQPNISISQQSLMNPSNQASMLSAAISTTTSNSSMTPTVFFHKAPSMDHLGSRSGSGQNGQLLPDQMLSAAAMMMMTSRSTPGSRRNSNRSDQGDFPIFPSHLQPMGSRSARTSPRMKASPTPPPVSNWFTRYRSSPTSRASSTVSSAASSTGRHSLDESYTSQSGGGGVASSRGNSIGPFTGSLRLAQNRHSIGNLYPGGHGGGTNVVAGGYISAGTINGRMQTNNNNSQHLSTAADQQSLAMRRKSSSALVHVDQGSKNQLSIPGGYSKLGNTDSYQYLLEQNSSNASARISNTMNDDSIEIDQDSDQESEIADDTSDDDEDFDNLLKDSSYTLDSLENKDRNSPQKLQGKILGINNNDNNEETANKATTTTNTLNAPNSLSLAVKNTSNGGGKVGSNIGGGGANLNLLAIDSIHGSRFSVETSGGSTAPPTPLHDDYDDDNSQNGGGLTIPGCQERRPSFLRRLMPSAAETVMQMVMGGPGSNAQPSDEILHSSSTMISTSVQHGQTTHQHQHSEPPKRIVKVVGEIKLGFIMTKGFLEIEVCAARGLPDSSFGPHPPDTYVKTYLVDRGRQLYKRKTHVMSGKDPHYRQTLKYDASIIYGRTLLVSVWEKQRRRHTFDANTPIGSVEINVNQLQLHKLTIRWFKLRTIVNQSNDSTARNSLIDPPTIIGSSTSVSSAQIQQQDSMESNDDYMKQQQQQQQQQRPSSSTSSSSSSKPMQPTITIDDE from the exons ATGGATCCACATCATCGTTATTTGAGCCATCATCGACAATCGTTGAGGCCTGGTGCCggttcatcaacaatgacatCATCGATGTTGGCATCACGATATGGATTATCAGTTGGTTCAACTAGTACTAATACTACTGGTAGTACAAAACGAGCTTCAGTTAGTTGTGGATCATCGCCAATCAGATCAcgatcaaattcaacaagCCGTTTtaaagcagcagcagctgtagctgttgctgctgcaaCTGGTaataaacattcattcaattcacatCGTAAATCAATTGTACCTGGTTCAATGTCATTTACAAGTGTTCGTTCATCACCAATAACTAGTGGTCTAAGTTCAACAGGAACATTATTAAATAGTACCGGTACTAGTGGCAGTTCCGGTACAAATTCTTctgcatcatcaacaacaagcaaTAGTTCCGGTGCTAgtgccaataataattcaagcACCACAGCTGCAGGTATATCTTCCActgttgtttcattcatgaaAAAG ttTGTAAATAAAGCatcaccaatcaatcaaaatagtGGCGATAGTATTGATCAGAGTTTTGAACAATATCAAAAAAgtcttcaacaacaacaacaacaaagaaattcAAGCACTGGTACAACAGCttccaataataacaataatacaCAGAATTCAACGGCTCAAAGTCCAACAAAATATCTTTTTTCTGCCATAACTGGTGCTtcaaataatataaataataataatacaggtttattatcatcatcatcaaataatagtagtagtgCTTCCTTTGGTCAAACAAATACTGGTAACATAATTGATCATGGCCATTCAAATATGACGAATtctccaataataatgatgaataattcatctacatatttatcatcatcatcatcatcatcattaacaacaacggcaacgTCAACGATTGCAAATACAATATCACCATTGGTGCctaattcttcatcatcattacagacaacaacatcacCAACTGGATCGATGACTTCTGTATCGACTGTATCAACAATGATTGGTGCGCCTGGATATCAGACATCCATACAGAATACAGATCAACAACGTCCATTTGTATCGACAACAGCTAGTGGCCTTAGTAGTAATAATTCTGCAAATACTTATTTGTCTTCATCACCGATATCGGGaccattattttcaaaaattcgaGCCAAAGTTGCTTCaacatttcaacaacaacaacaacaacagcagcagcaacaacaacaacaacaaccacaatcacaacaatcacaacaattagttaataatttttcaaatcaaaattccaGTACATCTGGTACGGacaattcttcttcttcccTTCAAGATACAATGGATTTTGCATCGAAATCTCGAAATGGTTCAATTTCATCCACAagtgttcaacaacaacaacaacaacctacAACGGCAGGTACGCCTGTTTCGTCGTCAACTGGATATCAGCGAGCACCAATGCTAGCCATGATACATTCATCACAATCAAGTTCATTAACCAATGAACAATTGACTGCTCATTTAACGGAAGAAGAACGGCAAATTTTACAAAAAGTTTGgcaaaaagaagaagaattcaAAGAAATTGCATTGAAAAA TTTTGCCAAAAATATGTCCGGAACCGAGATAATTGTTGAAACGCCTACGGGTACAGGTACAATGCCAAATATACAGCCAACAGTTTCATCAGGTTTATTAGGTAGTCAAGGTAGTGCTGCACCTGGTGATGTTTCACatttatcaacaaatttATTGGATCCAGTTGCTGCTGCCGTACATCGTCGCCGTTCATCGGCAATTTTATCGGCCGATGCTACCGGTTTCTGTCGTATATGTCGAAAagtgataatgaaaaatgaaacatcaCATCGATGTTCCAATTGCCAAGAACTGGTCTGTGATGATTGTTCTTCATATTCTTCTAGAGAAGAATCCAAG TATTGGATGTGTAGCTTTTGTAGACGTCGTGGTTCACATTTAGTGTTGGTAACAACAAGTGGACAAACTTCAACTACTTCTTCCATTGCGGCAGCTGCTGGATCATATGAACCctttttaacaacaacaacaacaacaacagcaacatctAAACgccaacaatcatcattggatgcTCCATCCACAGCAACAGCTGGTATGACATCttcaatgaacaatttaTCTTCAACAGGAaccacagcaacaacaacaagtggtcaacaatttttatctGCCACACCAAATGCTTTCAATACAAAg CGTAAATTATCTTGGCAAGAAAATCAACGTCCAAATTCAGCCATAGAACAATTCGGTCAACAGGGACAAAATCGTCAAAGTTCATTAGATCTAAATCGTAGTTCATCCACActattgaaaacaaacattaacCCAGAGCCAAAATTTAATGTaaatcatccacatcatcaaaaaacatcatcatcgaatctaCAACCAGAACAAACTTCTCGATCAAATCGAGTATATTCCCtttctgatgatgaagaattatggaatggtaatgatgatgatgatgacgatgatgatgaagatgatgatgttatgcttaaaaatgatgatgatgatcaagagaatgataaaaacattgaaaatattgatgttCAAATGACGAATAATGGTGCCAATAATGTCCATTATGGAACATTACAATCGATGCCAGCTGAACAATTAatgttgaaacaacaacaacaacaaggaatgacaacaatgaattcgaaaaaattgaaaaagaaaatgcgACATCATCAAGCATTagcacatcatcataaaattcaatataattctgatgatgatcttttaATGGGTAGTATGGTGCataatgataaagaaaatgaaaattcccTATATTCAAGTACGCCACCCATCACTATTACATCATTAGATGAACCTCAAACCACTATTGATCCATCAACTattgttcatcaacaaaatctaaCATTTAGTTTAGCTTCAGGAACATCGAATTCAGATGCTTCAACAGTACCATCTTACGGTGTTTCTTATCAACAATGTCAAACAAAGCAAGCAAAAGTTCCTTTGGTTATGCCTAAAATCATATCGGTTAgtggaaatggaaatggatCTAAAGTAACACCACCACCTGGAACCATTACGGCAACTCATTGGTGGCGTTTAACGAATAAAGCTCGAAGTTTATCACGTGGTCAACTAGTTGGTTCTACAGCACCAATTGGAGCGCCGGAAAATTTTTACACTACACCTGGTATTCGAAAACAATTAAGCTCGGAAAGCTCCGATTATTCTGATGGATTCAA ATATAGCCCTCCACAAGATAGTTTAACACCATCATCGGATTATTCACGATCTCCAAGAGAATCAGCTGATTCTGATATGCTTTGTTTACCTGGATATTCTCTGGGATATCGAGGCAGTGGTATACCATCGGTGATGATAGGTGAAGATGGGATCGGATCTAGTGGTGCAGGTGGtggatcatttttatctACTAAAGATTGCTATTTAAGACGTGGATCGACAGGTAGAGCTTTGCCAAAGATTCCTGTTGTCGGTGGTGGCAGTTCAATGTTAGATTTACCACAATCTCGTAAAGGATCACAACATTCGTTGGATATTCCTGCCGATCAACCAAGACGTGCTTCCGCTCCAGAATCCGGGGCGGATCCTATACGTATTGTAATTAATGAATGTGGTGATCTGTCTGCTAGTCACATGCAATTATCGACTGCATCAACAAAAACGCCAACCAATCAAATGTCGActgaaaatgtaaaaaatataACCGAAACTCCAAGTAGTAGTAGTGCTATAGCCGGAAAATCAACCCCACATCCAGGGCCAAGTATTATACAGGTGCCAACAGCTACTACTCTGCAACAACGAATGCGTTATCAATTATCTCGTGCTGCATCAATAACAACTCATTATGAACGTGCCATTTTACAGCGTGATAAAtccgatcaatcaattcgaaCGGGAGGATTTTCATTGGCAATTACCGGTGGAAAATTATGTGAACTAGATGGAATGTTGTATGCATATATTACTTGGATAAAACCGGGTGGCCAAGCTGATAGGCAATCATTAAAATCGGGTGATAAAATCCTGGAATGGAACGGAAAATCTTTAGTGAATTGTAGCCATGAGCAAGTTGCACATATAATGGCTACTGCCGGTGATCAAGTGGAATTAATTGTCGAATCAATGACTCGTAATGATCATCCGACTAAACATAGACGACATAGTATGGTGAATTCGAAGCAATCAACACCGGCATTAAATGAATCACAAACTAGTGGTACAAATGGTAGTGCTACATCATCAGTCAATACAGCAGTTTCTGCACGTCCAAGCTCAGCAGCAGCTGTTATATCGACCGGAAGTCTGGATGGtggatcaatatcatcaatttcatcatcgatttcggcaacaacaatgacatcaacaacaacacttcagcaacaacaacaacaacaacaaggatcTACATTATTAAGAAGACGTTTACCACAGATTCctacagcagcagcagcaaatgCACATCAATCTGGTTCATCAAGTACAACAAATTCTTCTGCATCATCAATGTCGAATTGTGCTGCTGCTTTATTGACCGATGCACAAATCTTTTTACAAGTCACAATTGATGCTAATATTCGTCAATTATCGGTTATGATCATTCAGGCGAAAGGTTTAGAACGACATCCAATTTATGGCCAAAATCTTGGCTTAGAAGCATATGCTCAACTACGTCTTTTACCAGAAAT GGGATTCAAAATATGTCAAACCGAGCTTAGTCGTTCGTTCGATTGGAATGAAACATTAATCTATCATCAATTTCCACTTGAACGG attgaaaaaatcaccCTAGATTTAAGCATCTGGTGTACGAATCCAGCTACTTATATACCAGGTACTGGTGGAGGAATGGGTGGAAAACCACCACGGATAACCATTAGTGGTGGCTCAGTACCACAATCATCcataattgatcatcaattagCATCGACAAGAATTCCACTTAGAAGTGCATTGTTGATGCAAATATCTGAATGGTGGCCATTGATTCCAAGCAATACTGATATCAACATTCCTCAATCGATTCAACAGATTCCATCGATAGCTGCCATTACTATCGCCACTAATACCGGACCACAACCAATACAACCATCAATTCCATTGCTCAATCAACCAAACATTAGTATTAGCcaacaatcattgatgaatccATCCAATCAAGCCTCAATGTTATCTGCTGCTATTTCAACTACAACTTCCAATTCATCCATGACGCCAACagtattttttcataaagCTCCATCAATGGACCATCTTGGTTCTCGTTCTGGTTCCG GCCAAAATGGACAGCTGCTTCCGGATCAAATGTTGTCAGCAgctgcaatgatgatgatgacttcaCGATCGACACCTGGTTCACGTCGTAATTCCAATCGTTCTGATCAAGGTGATTTCCCAATATTTCCGAGCCATTTACAACCGATGGGTAGCCGTTCGGCAAGAACAAGTCCAAGAATGAAAGCATCACCAACGCCACCGCCAGTATCAAATTGGTTTACTCGATATCGATCTTCGCCAACATCACGTGCTTCTAGTACGGTTAGTTCAGCAGCAAGTAGTACTGGACGCCATTCTTTAGATGAATCTTATACAAGCCAATCAGGCGGCGGTGGTGTTGCTAGTAGCCGTGGAAATTCAATTGGTCCATTTACTGGTTCTCTTCGTTTGGCGCAAAATCGTCATTCAATTGGAAATCTTTATCCTGGAGGTCATGGTGGTGGTACTAATGTTGTTGCTGGTGGATATATTTCTGCCGGAACAATCAACGGTAGGATGCAaaccaataacaataattctCAACATTTGTCCACTGCTGCtgatcaacaatcattggCCATGCGTAGAAAAAGTTCTTCAGCATTAGTTCACGTGGATCAAG GATCAAAAAATCAGCTTTCCATCCCTGGTGGTTATAGTAAATTGGGTAACACTGATTCATATCAATATCTTTTGGAACAAAATAGTTCAAATGCAAGTGCTCGTATATCGaatacaatgaatgatgattcaattgaaattgatcaagATAGTGATCAAGAATCTGAAATAGCCGATGAtacatctgatgatgatgaagattttgatAATCTACTTAAAGATAGTAGTTATACATTggattcattggaaaataaaGATCGTAATAGTCCACAAAAATTACAAGGAAAAATTTTAggtatcaataataatgataataatgaagagACAGCCAATAAagcaactacaacaacaaatacattGAATGCTCCAAATTCTTTATCATTGGCAGTGAAAAATACTTCCAATGGTGGTGGAAAAGTAGGAAGCaatattggtggtggtggtgcaaATTTAAATCTACTTGCAATTGATTCTATTCATGGTAGTAGATTTTCTGTAGAAACATCAGGTGGTAGTACTGCACCACCAACTCCattacatgatgattatgatgatgataattcacaAAATGGTGGTGGTCTAACCATTCCTGGTTGCCAGGAACGAAGACCAAGTTTTCTACGTAGATTAATGCCATCGGCGGCTGAAACTGTCATGCAAATGGTAATGGGCGGCCCTGGTAGTAATGCACAACCATCGGAtgaaattcttcattcatcatcaacaatgatttCAACATCAGTACAGCATGGACAAACAACACACCAACATCAACATAGTGAACCACCAAAACGAATAGTGAAAGTTGTTGGTGAAATTAAACTAGGTTTCATCATGACAAAAGGATTTCTAGAGATTGAAGTATGTGCTGCACGTGGTTTACCggattcatcatttggacCACATCCACCTG ATACCTATGTAAAAACATATTTAGTTGATCGTGGTCGTCAACTTTATAAACGAAAAACACATGTCATGTCCGGTAAAGATCCACATTATCGTCAGACATTAAAATATGATGCTTCAATTATTTATGGTCGTACATTGTTAGTATCAGTATGGGAGAAACAACGTCGTCGCCATACATTCGATGCAAATACACCGATTGGTTCAGTAGAAATAAATGTAAATCAATTACAATTACATAAATTAACCATACGTTGGTTTAAACTGCGAACCattgtcaatcaatcgaatgattcaaCGGCAAGAAATTCTTTAATTGATCCACCCACTATTATTGGTTCATCAACATCTGTTAGTTCTGcacaaattcaacaacaagattcaatggaatcaaatgatgattatatgaaacaacaacaacaacaacaacaacaacaacgaccatcatcatcaacatcatcatcatcatcatcgaaaccAATGCaaccaacaataacaattgaCGATGAGTAG
- the LOC142597862 gene encoding uncharacterized protein LOC142597862, whose protein sequence is MTFHHVNEPASSMTSINSSPNLLLKHSKQKKNEKIFENLLWNLSVIKTELDNLNHLKNECESYFKQIQRIAESLERIFEREHKIILRSNSYVVREISNANNFITNQSSSSSSASIIHEVESKQSLISMNNNNDGQLRGILKKTASPIVTKKIYGNNSNNNPVDHQKIF, encoded by the exons atgacattCCATCATGTTAATGAACcagcatcatcaatgacaagTATAAATAGTTCACCAAATTTATTGCTTAAACAttcgaaacaaaagaaaaatgaaaaaattttcgaaaatcTTTTATGGAATTTATCCGTAATTAAAACTGAATTGGATAAtctaaatcatttgaaaaatgaatgcgAAAGTTATTTTAAACAG ATCCAAAGAATTGCCGAATCGTtggaaagaatttttgaACGTGaacataaaataattttacgTTCAAATTCCTATGTTGTACGTGAGATTAGTAAtgcaaataatttcattacaaatcaatcatcatcatcatcatcagcatccaTTATTCATGAAGTTGAATCCAAACAATCATTAATatcgatgaacaacaacaatgatggaCAATTACGAGGTATATTGAAGAAAACAGCATCACCAATtgtgacgaaaaaaatttatggtAACAATAGTAATAACAATCCTGTTGACcatcaaaaaatattttga